A genomic stretch from Etheostoma cragini isolate CJK2018 chromosome 8, CSU_Ecrag_1.0, whole genome shotgun sequence includes:
- the LOC117948457 gene encoding Golgi apparatus membrane protein TVP23 homolog A-like isoform X1 produces MLWDDLMLLCFVVAYQTMADDTEDVELDFAADEQERAHRSAVIRHPLASFFHLFFRVVAIVAYLLCDWISENFASCFVLIITLLSFDFWSVKNVTGRLLVGLRWWNQIDEDGKSLWVFEAKKASQGKNTGTEAEARIFWLGLIVCPLIWTFFFFTSLFSLKIRWLSLVVASISLQVANLYGYLRCKAVGEDGQPANTRSFMGQHLLQRPDIIFGIL; encoded by the exons ATGCTCTGGGATGATTtaatgctgttgtgttttgtcgttgCTTATCAGACGATGGCGGATGATACGGAGGATGTTGAGCTGGACTTTGCTGCTGACGAGCAGGAGAGGGCGCATAGAAGCGCAGTCATAAG ACACCCCCTTGCCTCCTTTTTTCACCTGTTCTTCCGGGTGGTTGCCATTGTCGCCTATTTGCTCTGTGACTGGATCAGCGAGAACTTTGCCTCGTGCTTTGTGCTGATCATCACTCTGCTCTCTTTTGACTTCTGGTCTGTCAAG AATGTGACTGGCCGGCTGTTGGTGGGCCTACGCTGGTGGAATCAGATCGATGAGGATGGGAAGAGCCTCTGGGTGTTCGAAGCCAAAAAA gcctCCCAGGGCAAAAACACTGGAACAGAGGCGGAGGCAAGGATTTTTTGGCTGGGACTCATCGTCTGTCCTCTCATTTggacattcttcttcttcacctccCTCTTCTCCCTGAAGATTAGATGGCTG TCACTTGTGGTAGCTAGTATTTCCCTCCAAGTGGCTAATCTCTATGGTTACCTACGCTGCAAAGCAGTGGGAGAGGATGGCCAGCCTGCAAACACCCGCTCTTTCATGGGACAGCACCTCCTGCAGCGT CCGGACATAATCTTTGGAATACTATGA
- the LOC117948457 gene encoding Golgi apparatus membrane protein TVP23 homolog A-like isoform X3, translated as MLWDDLMLLCFVVAYQTMADDTEDVELDFAADEQERAHRSAVIRHPLASFFHLFFRVVAIVAYLLCDWISENFASCFVLIITLLSFDFWSVKNVTGRLLVGLRWWNQIDEDGKSLWVFEAKKVSLPGQKHWNRGGGKDFLAGTHRLSSHLDILLLHLPLLPED; from the exons ATGCTCTGGGATGATTtaatgctgttgtgttttgtcgttgCTTATCAGACGATGGCGGATGATACGGAGGATGTTGAGCTGGACTTTGCTGCTGACGAGCAGGAGAGGGCGCATAGAAGCGCAGTCATAAG ACACCCCCTTGCCTCCTTTTTTCACCTGTTCTTCCGGGTGGTTGCCATTGTCGCCTATTTGCTCTGTGACTGGATCAGCGAGAACTTTGCCTCGTGCTTTGTGCTGATCATCACTCTGCTCTCTTTTGACTTCTGGTCTGTCAAG AATGTGACTGGCCGGCTGTTGGTGGGCCTACGCTGGTGGAATCAGATCGATGAGGATGGGAAGAGCCTCTGGGTGTTCGAAGCCAAAAAAGTAA gcctCCCAGGGCAAAAACACTGGAACAGAGGCGGAGGCAAGGATTTTTTGGCTGGGACTCATCGTCTGTCCTCTCATTTggacattcttcttcttcacctccCTCTTCTCCCTGAAGATTAG
- the LOC117948457 gene encoding Golgi apparatus membrane protein TVP23 homolog A-like isoform X2 → MADDTEDVELDFAADEQERAHRSAVIRHPLASFFHLFFRVVAIVAYLLCDWISENFASCFVLIITLLSFDFWSVKNVTGRLLVGLRWWNQIDEDGKSLWVFEAKKASQGKNTGTEAEARIFWLGLIVCPLIWTFFFFTSLFSLKIRWLSLVVASISLQVANLYGYLRCKAVGEDGQPANTRSFMGQHLLQRPDIIFGIL, encoded by the exons ATGGCGGATGATACGGAGGATGTTGAGCTGGACTTTGCTGCTGACGAGCAGGAGAGGGCGCATAGAAGCGCAGTCATAAG ACACCCCCTTGCCTCCTTTTTTCACCTGTTCTTCCGGGTGGTTGCCATTGTCGCCTATTTGCTCTGTGACTGGATCAGCGAGAACTTTGCCTCGTGCTTTGTGCTGATCATCACTCTGCTCTCTTTTGACTTCTGGTCTGTCAAG AATGTGACTGGCCGGCTGTTGGTGGGCCTACGCTGGTGGAATCAGATCGATGAGGATGGGAAGAGCCTCTGGGTGTTCGAAGCCAAAAAA gcctCCCAGGGCAAAAACACTGGAACAGAGGCGGAGGCAAGGATTTTTTGGCTGGGACTCATCGTCTGTCCTCTCATTTggacattcttcttcttcacctccCTCTTCTCCCTGAAGATTAGATGGCTG TCACTTGTGGTAGCTAGTATTTCCCTCCAAGTGGCTAATCTCTATGGTTACCTACGCTGCAAAGCAGTGGGAGAGGATGGCCAGCCTGCAAACACCCGCTCTTTCATGGGACAGCACCTCCTGCAGCGT CCGGACATAATCTTTGGAATACTATGA